A DNA window from Brassica napus cultivar Da-Ae chromosome C1, Da-Ae, whole genome shotgun sequence contains the following coding sequences:
- the LOC106374096 gene encoding sterol 14-demethylase-like, protein MDPLISPKGHIVATSPAFANRLLHVFKNPYSYDPDRFSPGREEDKAAGAFSYISFGGGSHGCLGEPFAYLQIKAIWSQLLINFELELVSPFPEMDWNAMVVGIKGNVMVRYKRRQLVLD, encoded by the coding sequence ATGGATCCTTTGATAAGCCCAAAGGGTCATATCGTTGCAACCTCGCCTGCTTTTGCAAACCGCTTGCTGCATGTCTTCAAAAACCCGTACAGCTACGACCCGGATAGATTCTCCCCGGGAAGAGAAGAGGACAAAGCCGCAGGGGCATTTTCGTACATTTCATTCGGTGGAGGTAGCCACGGGTGTCTTGGAGAGCCCTTTGCTTACCTTCAAATCAAAGCCATATGGAGTCAATTGTTGATTAACTTTGAGCTTGAGTTGGTTTCACCCTTCCCTGAGATGGACTGGAACGCTATGGTGGTTGGCATTAAAGGCAATGTGATGGTGCGTTATAAGCGGCGTCAACTTGTCTTAGATTAA